In Drosophila nasuta strain 15112-1781.00 chromosome 2R, ASM2355853v1, whole genome shotgun sequence, a single genomic region encodes these proteins:
- the LOC132786862 gene encoding uncharacterized protein LOC132786862: MELAPIQGIIVCSWRSWPREDDEEAKEETKEALRRRSMRLTDKPNLKLKDIGNSRVAIKWQQRLPTLETGTERGSTAASGLEMTFIDGCHRDSELLCNMCGSNLGMSSDLQLHSLDECRRHLLATLSH, from the exons ATGGAACTGGCCCCCATCCAAGGCATCATTGTCTGCAGTTGGCGTTCGTGGCCGCGTGAAGATGACGAAGAGGCGAAGGAGGAGACGAAAGAGGCGCTGAGACGTCGCTCGATGCGTCTCACAGATAAACCAAATTTAAAGCTTAAGGATATTGGCAACTCAAGGGTTGCAATCAAATGGCAACAGCGGCTGCCAACACTTGAGACTGGAACTGAGCGTGGCAGCACAGCTGCGTCGGGCCTGGAGATGACCTTTATCGATGG CTGCCATCGTGACTCCGAGCTGCTGTGCAACATGTGTGGCAGCAATTTGGGCATGTCCAGCGACTTGCAACTGCATTCGCTCGACGAGTGTCGCAGGCACTTGCTTGCCACGCTCTCACACTGA